The following are from one region of the Archangium lipolyticum genome:
- a CDS encoding zinc-dependent alcohol dehydrogenase family protein codes for MRAIRLRKPGGLERLELGTAELPPVGKGEIRVRLHASSLNYHDYFVVTGRGPTPDGRIPMSDGAGEVVEVGEGVTGFAPGDRVVSTFFPRWLGGEPTLESLSSVPGDADDGYAREEVVAPATAFTRAPAGYSHAEAATLTCAGLTAWRALFVEATLMPGETVLVQGTGGVSIFALQFAKAAGARVIATSSSDEKLERLTALGADHVINYKRDEAWGATARRLTGGRGVDHVVEIGGAGTLTQSIAACRLRGHIGLIGVLAGFVGEVPTAAIMSGNVRISGLTVGSREHQLAMIRAIEANGIKPVIDSSFPLEGIADAFRRQESGRHFGKICLEW; via the coding sequence ATGCGTGCGATCAGGCTGAGGAAACCTGGCGGGCTCGAGCGGTTGGAGCTCGGAACGGCGGAGCTACCGCCAGTGGGCAAAGGCGAGATCAGGGTGCGGCTGCACGCCAGCTCACTCAACTACCACGACTACTTCGTCGTGACTGGCAGGGGTCCGACGCCCGACGGCCGCATTCCGATGTCAGACGGTGCCGGCGAGGTAGTCGAGGTGGGGGAGGGGGTCACCGGGTTCGCGCCCGGCGACCGCGTCGTCAGCACCTTCTTCCCGCGCTGGCTGGGCGGTGAGCCGACGCTCGAAAGTCTGTCCTCGGTGCCTGGCGACGCGGACGACGGCTATGCGCGCGAGGAGGTGGTGGCGCCCGCGACCGCCTTCACCCGCGCGCCAGCCGGCTACAGCCACGCCGAGGCCGCGACGCTCACCTGCGCCGGGCTCACCGCCTGGCGCGCACTGTTCGTGGAAGCAACGCTCATGCCCGGTGAGACAGTGCTCGTCCAAGGCACGGGCGGTGTGTCGATCTTCGCGCTGCAGTTCGCCAAGGCCGCTGGCGCGCGCGTCATCGCCACCTCGTCCTCCGACGAGAAGCTCGAGCGGCTGACCGCACTGGGTGCGGACCATGTCATCAACTACAAGCGAGACGAAGCCTGGGGTGCCACCGCGAGGCGGCTGACCGGCGGGCGCGGAGTCGATCATGTCGTCGAGATTGGCGGCGCCGGTACGCTCACGCAGTCGATCGCGGCCTGCCGCCTGCGGGGCCACATCGGGCTCATCGGCGTGTTGGCGGGCTTTGTCGGCGAGGTGCCGACGGCCGCCATCATGTCGGGCAACGTGCGGATCAGCGGACTGACCGTTGGCTCTCGCGAGCATCAGCTCGCGATGATCCGCGCCATCGAGGCGAACGGCATCAAACCGGTGATTGACTCGAGCTTCCCGCTCGAAGGCATCGCCGACGCCTTCCGCCGCCAGGAGTCGGGTCGCCACTTCGGCAAGATCTGCCTCGAGTGGTGA
- a CDS encoding OmpA/MotB family protein, with the protein MQRRKAGHEESWLLSYADLITNLLLFFVVLLTAANFSKLKMQQIAQSISGKQSPESLESIRKEIEAQIAAKNLQDLVTTTVTDAGLEVSLNSGLVFDSGKAKIRPEFEETVASMLKELSPYSSKYNFAVEGHTDSTPIVSGGLFASNWELSSARAIMVRQRLEEVGIDRSRIRVEGYAETKPLPEQLLKGLSEDERLARHRRVVVRIY; encoded by the coding sequence ATGCAAAGACGGAAAGCGGGGCATGAGGAGAGCTGGCTACTCAGCTATGCCGATCTGATCACCAACCTGCTGCTGTTCTTCGTGGTGCTGTTGACCGCGGCGAACTTCAGCAAGCTGAAGATGCAGCAGATCGCCCAGAGCATCTCCGGCAAGCAGAGCCCGGAGAGCCTGGAGTCGATCCGCAAGGAGATCGAGGCGCAGATCGCCGCCAAGAACCTGCAGGATCTCGTGACCACCACGGTGACCGACGCGGGGCTGGAGGTGTCCCTCAACTCCGGGCTCGTGTTCGACTCGGGGAAGGCGAAGATCCGGCCGGAGTTCGAGGAGACCGTGGCGTCGATGCTGAAGGAGCTCTCGCCGTACTCGTCGAAGTACAACTTCGCGGTCGAGGGGCACACCGACTCGACACCGATCGTGAGTGGTGGACTGTTCGCGAGCAACTGGGAGCTCTCCAGCGCGCGCGCCATCATGGTGCGGCAGCGGCTGGAGGAGGTCGGGATCGACCGCTCGCGCATCCGCGTCGAGGGCTACGCCGAGACGAAGCCGCTCCCCGAGCAACTGCTGAAGGGCCTGAGCGAAGACGAGCGCCTGGCCCGGCACCGCCGTGTCGTCGTGAGGATCTACTGA
- a CDS encoding MotA/TolQ/ExbB proton channel family protein: MQIIGFVLLGFIIWYGFKDRSDAVISAFDAHALVMVLVGSCSAVLVSSSHTTAWRTILCLRELIPGLALFSRTTRAMEAERDQLSALWRDGKRSQAVDLAANSRFPAVKQMLELILNRATEASSNKTFTELRHEEISRWQPAIHNWEMLSKLGPAFGMVGTITGMIQLFRNMSSENLNIGAAMSLALLATLYGVAFGAGVAGPIGHYLNGLLDDRLGLIERCEKSVNEIVSRGER, encoded by the coding sequence GTGCAGATCATCGGGTTTGTGTTGTTGGGCTTCATCATCTGGTACGGGTTCAAGGATCGCAGCGACGCGGTCATCTCCGCGTTCGACGCCCACGCGCTGGTGATGGTGCTGGTCGGGTCGTGCTCGGCGGTGCTGGTGAGCTCCAGCCACACCACCGCGTGGCGCACCATCCTGTGCCTGCGTGAGCTGATCCCCGGCCTGGCGCTGTTCAGTCGGACCACCCGGGCGATGGAGGCCGAGCGCGATCAGCTGTCCGCACTGTGGCGCGATGGCAAGCGCAGCCAGGCGGTCGATCTGGCCGCGAACAGCCGCTTCCCCGCGGTGAAGCAGATGCTGGAGTTGATCCTGAACCGGGCGACCGAAGCCTCCAGCAACAAGACCTTCACCGAGCTGCGGCATGAGGAGATCAGCCGGTGGCAGCCGGCGATCCACAACTGGGAGATGCTCTCCAAGCTGGGGCCGGCGTTCGGCATGGTCGGCACCATCACCGGCATGATCCAGCTCTTCCGCAACATGAGCTCGGAGAACCTCAACATCGGCGCGGCGATGTCGCTGGCACTGCTCGCGACCCTGTACGGCGTGGCGTTCGGCGCCGGCGTGGCCGGGCCGATCGGGCACTACCTCAACGGGTTGCTCGACGACCGCCTGGGGTTGATCGAGCGGTGCGAGAAGAGCGTCAACGAGATCGTCTCCCGTGGCGAGCGGTGA
- a CDS encoding cytochrome P450, with product MFAKMRSEPGLCRVEPFGAYAASRYEDVLAVQKDAQRFSSEALAVTSEPSWLGSNPVAHSLLSQDPPRHTQLRALVSRAFGPTGLARLEAVVRREAESLAEAAVRQREVDLVDAFSFLLPRNVIGYMLGLEPSTFSEFKRWSVSMGLISSAAPEHYEGIRSTVREMKEYLGAVIAERRRKPGEDMVSDLVRAEVEGRKLTDDEILSFLFLLLPAGMETTTQLIGNAAILLARFPEQLERARADKAHIPRFLEEVLRYESPVQLTFRMNLSDVELAGTKIPAGNLVLGLIVSANRDERVFEQPEQFLPGREKGTQHLTFGQGGHFCLGAQLARMEARLALEALVSRIRELKLRSPEVEWLPGYAIHGPRVLPVELIPA from the coding sequence ATGTTCGCCAAGATGCGGAGCGAGCCTGGGCTCTGCCGCGTCGAGCCCTTTGGCGCCTATGCGGCGTCTCGCTACGAGGACGTCCTCGCCGTCCAGAAGGACGCACAGCGCTTCTCCTCCGAGGCCCTCGCGGTGACCTCCGAGCCGTCCTGGCTCGGGAGCAACCCGGTTGCCCACTCGCTGCTGTCGCAGGATCCACCCCGCCATACCCAGCTGCGCGCGTTGGTGAGCCGCGCCTTCGGCCCCACGGGGCTGGCCCGGCTGGAGGCGGTGGTTCGCCGGGAGGCCGAGTCGCTCGCCGAGGCCGCCGTCCGCCAGCGCGAGGTGGATCTCGTGGACGCCTTCTCCTTCCTCCTGCCCCGCAACGTCATCGGCTACATGCTCGGTCTGGAGCCGAGCACCTTCTCGGAGTTCAAGCGGTGGTCGGTCTCCATGGGCCTCATCTCCTCCGCGGCCCCCGAGCATTACGAGGGCATCCGCTCCACGGTGAGGGAGATGAAGGAGTACCTGGGGGCCGTCATCGCCGAGCGCCGGCGCAAGCCAGGGGAGGACATGGTGAGCGATCTCGTCCGCGCGGAGGTGGAGGGACGGAAGCTCACCGATGACGAGATCCTGTCCTTCCTCTTCCTGCTGCTGCCCGCGGGAATGGAGACGACGACGCAGCTCATCGGCAACGCGGCCATCCTCCTCGCCCGCTTCCCGGAGCAGCTCGAGCGGGCGCGGGCGGACAAGGCGCACATCCCTCGTTTCCTCGAGGAGGTGCTGCGGTACGAGTCTCCCGTCCAGCTCACCTTCCGCATGAACCTGTCGGACGTGGAGCTGGCTGGCACGAAGATACCGGCGGGGAACCTGGTGCTGGGCCTCATCGTATCCGCCAACCGCGACGAGCGGGTGTTCGAGCAGCCGGAGCAGTTCCTCCCCGGCCGCGAGAAGGGCACCCAGCACCTCACCTTCGGGCAGGGCGGCCACTTCTGCCTGGGCGCGCAGCTGGCCCGGATGGAGGCGCGGCTCGCGCTGGAGGCGCTCGTTTCGAGGATCCGCGAGCTGAAGCTCCGCTCGCCAGAGGTTGAATGGCTCCCCGGCTACGCCATTCACGGGCCGCGGGTGCTGCCGGTGGAGCTCATCCCGGCCTGA
- a CDS encoding tetratricopeptide repeat protein: protein MNRILLILLPLLASACATRNYTYYLVEPAPKKPEALKEEGTLVRPFGFGSTTVMKVRWNDGNLMTEVDVPMLATGQRIVIEHGAGNGDVKTIPASRLVPPPPSAADKALIEAYRARGLRIDEEAPEVSITRARTLMEQATREGNYHLALEWCETVLARYKSHPEFLRAKGSLLLMMGEREKAIEIYEQVEAIESEPGVRKKLEELQRQQ from the coding sequence ATGAACCGAATCCTGCTCATCCTGCTGCCGCTCCTGGCCTCCGCCTGCGCGACGCGGAACTACACCTATTACCTGGTCGAGCCGGCGCCGAAGAAGCCCGAGGCGCTCAAGGAGGAGGGGACACTGGTGCGGCCCTTCGGCTTCGGATCGACCACGGTGATGAAGGTCCGCTGGAACGACGGCAACCTGATGACCGAGGTCGACGTGCCCATGCTGGCCACGGGTCAGCGCATCGTCATCGAGCACGGCGCGGGCAACGGCGACGTGAAGACCATCCCCGCCAGCCGGTTGGTGCCACCGCCGCCCTCCGCGGCGGACAAGGCGCTCATCGAGGCCTACCGGGCGCGCGGCCTGCGCATCGACGAAGAGGCGCCGGAGGTGAGCATCACCCGCGCGCGCACCTTGATGGAGCAGGCCACCCGCGAGGGCAACTACCACCTGGCCCTCGAGTGGTGTGAGACCGTGTTGGCACGCTACAAGTCGCACCCCGAGTTCCTTCGGGCCAAGGGCTCGCTGCTCCTGATGATGGGGGAGCGCGAGAAGGCCATCGAAATCTACGAGCAGGTCGAAGCCATCGAGAGTGAGCCTGGCGTCCGCAAGAAGCTCGAAGAGCTCCAGCGCCAGCAGTAA
- a CDS encoding aldo/keto reductase yields MEFRLLGASGFKVPVLSLGTGTFGGSNEFFKGFGSSDVKEATRLVDISLDSGLNMFDSADVYSGGMAEEILGQAIKGRRERVIISTKATLRAGPGPNDVGSSRYHLNRAVEGSLRRLGTDYIDLFQLHGFDPITPVEETLNTLDDLVRAGKIRYIGCSNFPGWHLMKSLAVSEHHNLARYVAHQAYYSLVGRDYEWELMPLGLDQKVSAIAWSPLGWGRLTGRIRRGQPLPEGTRLQNSQTAAGGPQIPEEYLYRVVDALDEVAAETGKTVPQVAINWLLQRPTVANVIIGARNEEQLRQNLGAIGWNLTPKQVAKLDAASTTPPAYPYWHHQRFSENNTFLNS; encoded by the coding sequence ATGGAATTCAGACTACTCGGCGCTTCGGGCTTCAAGGTTCCCGTCCTCAGTCTCGGCACGGGGACATTCGGAGGCAGCAACGAGTTCTTCAAGGGCTTTGGCAGCAGCGACGTGAAGGAGGCCACCCGGCTCGTCGACATCTCCCTCGACTCCGGGCTGAACATGTTCGACTCGGCCGACGTGTACTCGGGCGGAATGGCCGAGGAGATCCTCGGCCAGGCGATCAAGGGCCGCCGTGAGCGGGTGATCATCTCCACCAAGGCCACCCTCCGCGCGGGCCCCGGTCCCAACGACGTGGGCTCGTCGCGCTACCACCTGAACCGCGCGGTCGAGGGAAGCCTGCGCCGCCTGGGCACCGACTACATCGATCTCTTCCAACTCCACGGCTTCGATCCCATCACCCCCGTCGAGGAGACACTCAACACGCTCGACGACCTCGTGCGCGCCGGGAAGATCCGCTACATCGGCTGCTCGAACTTCCCGGGCTGGCACCTCATGAAGTCGCTGGCCGTGTCGGAGCACCACAACCTCGCGCGCTACGTGGCCCACCAGGCGTACTACTCGCTCGTCGGGCGCGACTACGAGTGGGAGCTGATGCCTCTGGGGCTCGACCAGAAGGTCAGCGCGATCGCCTGGAGCCCGCTGGGTTGGGGCCGGTTGACGGGCAGGATCCGCCGCGGCCAGCCCCTACCCGAGGGCACCCGGCTCCAGAACTCCCAGACGGCCGCGGGCGGCCCCCAGATCCCCGAGGAGTACCTCTACCGGGTCGTGGATGCGCTCGACGAGGTGGCGGCGGAGACCGGCAAGACGGTGCCGCAGGTGGCCATCAACTGGCTGCTGCAGCGGCCGACGGTCGCCAACGTCATCATCGGCGCACGCAACGAGGAGCAACTGCGCCAGAACCTGGGCGCGATCGGCTGGAATCTCACCCCGAAGCAGGTGGCGAAGCTCGACGCGGCGAGCACCACGCCCCCCGCCTACCCCTACTGGCACCATCAGCGGTTCAGCGAGAACAATACCTTCCTGAATTCTTGA
- a CDS encoding MG2 domain-containing protein — MLEHVVPRVLLALATVGLVLPLPLHQQVLAARADTASLGGPGRSLTFISTDKPLYRPGEQVMARGLLLDARGHTPLANAVGATVEIRGPKGDVVTSASVVSQHSVWGYSWTIPQDMPGGEYTLRVSSSWTGDAPAERKFDVRAYRAPRLKSQIEFLRDGYGPGDTVTATLDVKRAEGGVPSGARVTATALVDGVTAAQVTGVVDARGLCTVSFKLPTRIERGEGSLAFAIEDGGVVETAAKTIPILLQTLDLTLYPEGGDLVAGLPSRVYFQALTPEQKPADLSGAVIDLSTGQVVAPVRSEHEGRGRFELTPKAGVKYALRIDEPSGIRKPFPLPEVKARGAVLRASEDVIPAGQPVVLTVGLSGVKQAKLTLSQREVELDSSRVDPNEKVILDPKDADGVLIATVWDADGRPLAERLVFRQPAKTLSIELKANKPRYVPGDQVELTARTTRGGKPVSALVMLTVTDDAVLELIEKRDQAPQLPVMVLLEPEVKELADAQVYFDEKNPKAKLAVDLLLGTQGWRRFALADTERFVAQHGDPARRALAVRIQLLDERFDGVPASAGALVPQAAHVPQEVPVPQAAPPAAPPVPSAKKPVAPRGMAEAERRAKKEAPRQPGIAARRPLADKMMAGVEVEPVVYFREYAHTVRPGRKPGDRVDFTETLFWNVGVRTDPKTGEVRVSFGLNDSVTSFKAFAGAVGDDGALGSAVATLESVQPFYVEPKLPLEVTSGDVIQLPLALVNGTSTTLQGAAVKVGLSGDVKASSLSGMNLAANERARRILELKVGSQSRPVDVTLTATAGSYVDTVKRTLSIKPNGFPLRASFGGLLSSRQPVVHPVTLPANHVRGSVKTSIAVYPSPLANMTESLARLIQEPSGCFEQTSSTTYPMTMAQQYFQTHSGVSPELVASAREKLETGYKRLVGFECPEKGYEWFGENPGHEALTAFGLMHFSDMKQVRDVDAAMLERTRAWLLKQRDGKGGFERKRRALHTWVEDSDTSNAYILWALLESTDKPAEQARELSKEVGALKAAALESQNSYVLALAANVMALAGDGAEARKLMERLAAKQGKTGVVEGGTQSIVGSSGGTLQIETTALAVLAWLREPSHLVNVERSMRFLADSCEGGRYGSTQSTVLALRAIVAYDQARSAKRAPGSVRVYVDGRPVGGAVKFDGGAQEALKLPDVSELLTVGERKIELRMEGGSELPYSIEVTYNALVPASSPDTRVDLEVALAKTALTEGEPTEARVRVTNRSDQKLSTTVAIFGVPGGLEVRHDQLKELVKKHTVDAYEVIGRDVVLYWRGMEPRKKLEVPLSLIAAVPGTYTGPASRAYLYYADNHKVWRDGLEVSIAPKQ; from the coding sequence ATGCTCGAACACGTCGTCCCGCGCGTCCTCCTCGCGCTCGCCACCGTTGGCCTCGTCCTTCCCCTGCCCCTCCATCAGCAGGTACTGGCTGCCCGGGCGGACACGGCCTCACTCGGCGGGCCCGGCCGCTCTCTGACCTTCATCAGCACCGACAAGCCCCTCTACCGGCCCGGTGAGCAGGTGATGGCAAGAGGCCTCTTGCTCGACGCCCGCGGCCATACCCCCCTGGCGAACGCGGTGGGGGCCACCGTGGAGATCCGGGGTCCCAAGGGAGACGTCGTCACCTCCGCGAGCGTGGTGAGCCAGCACTCGGTCTGGGGCTACTCGTGGACCATTCCGCAGGACATGCCCGGGGGCGAGTACACGCTCCGCGTCTCCTCGTCCTGGACGGGTGATGCCCCCGCCGAGCGCAAGTTCGACGTGCGTGCCTACCGCGCTCCCCGGCTCAAGTCGCAGATCGAGTTCCTCCGCGATGGTTACGGACCGGGGGACACGGTCACCGCCACGCTCGACGTGAAGCGTGCCGAGGGCGGTGTTCCCTCGGGCGCCCGGGTCACCGCCACCGCGCTCGTGGATGGTGTCACCGCGGCGCAGGTGACGGGCGTGGTCGACGCGCGGGGGTTGTGCACCGTCAGCTTCAAGCTGCCCACCCGGATCGAGCGGGGCGAGGGCTCTCTCGCCTTCGCCATCGAGGACGGTGGGGTGGTCGAGACGGCGGCCAAGACGATCCCCATCCTGCTGCAGACCCTCGATCTCACCCTGTATCCGGAGGGCGGCGACCTGGTGGCGGGACTGCCCTCGCGCGTCTATTTCCAGGCGCTGACGCCCGAGCAGAAGCCCGCGGACCTGTCCGGCGCGGTGATCGATCTGTCCACGGGCCAGGTGGTGGCACCGGTGCGCTCGGAGCACGAGGGCCGGGGCCGCTTCGAGCTGACCCCGAAGGCCGGTGTGAAGTACGCGCTGCGCATCGACGAGCCCTCGGGCATCCGCAAGCCCTTCCCACTGCCCGAGGTGAAGGCCCGGGGCGCGGTCCTCCGCGCGAGCGAGGACGTCATCCCCGCCGGACAGCCCGTGGTGCTCACCGTGGGGCTGTCGGGGGTGAAGCAGGCGAAGCTGACCCTGAGCCAACGTGAGGTGGAGCTCGACTCGTCGCGGGTGGACCCGAACGAGAAGGTCATCCTCGACCCGAAGGACGCGGACGGAGTGCTCATCGCCACCGTGTGGGACGCCGACGGCCGTCCGCTCGCGGAGCGGCTGGTGTTCCGCCAGCCCGCGAAGACTCTGTCCATCGAGCTGAAGGCGAACAAGCCGCGCTATGTGCCGGGCGACCAGGTGGAGCTCACCGCCCGGACGACGCGCGGAGGCAAACCGGTCTCGGCGCTGGTGATGCTCACCGTGACGGACGACGCGGTGCTGGAGCTCATCGAGAAGCGGGATCAGGCGCCCCAGTTGCCGGTGATGGTGCTGCTCGAGCCCGAGGTGAAGGAGCTGGCCGACGCCCAGGTCTACTTCGACGAGAAGAACCCCAAGGCGAAGCTGGCGGTGGACCTGTTGCTGGGCACCCAGGGCTGGCGGCGGTTCGCATTGGCGGACACCGAGCGGTTCGTGGCCCAGCATGGCGATCCCGCCCGGCGCGCGCTCGCCGTGCGGATCCAGCTCCTGGACGAGCGGTTCGACGGGGTCCCCGCCTCCGCGGGGGCGCTGGTTCCCCAGGCCGCGCATGTCCCCCAGGAGGTGCCGGTCCCCCAGGCCGCGCCGCCCGCCGCCCCCCCAGTCCCATCCGCCAAGAAGCCCGTGGCGCCCAGGGGCATGGCGGAGGCGGAGCGCAGGGCCAAGAAGGAGGCCCCACGGCAACCGGGCATCGCCGCGCGGAGGCCACTGGCGGACAAGATGATGGCGGGGGTGGAGGTGGAGCCCGTGGTCTATTTCCGCGAGTACGCCCACACGGTGCGGCCCGGGCGCAAGCCGGGGGACCGCGTGGACTTCACGGAGACGCTCTTCTGGAACGTGGGCGTGCGCACCGACCCGAAGACGGGGGAGGTCCGCGTCTCGTTTGGCCTGAACGACTCGGTCACCAGCTTCAAGGCGTTCGCGGGGGCCGTGGGGGATGACGGCGCGCTCGGCTCGGCGGTGGCCACGCTCGAGTCGGTGCAGCCCTTCTATGTCGAGCCCAAGCTGCCGCTCGAGGTGACGTCCGGGGATGTGATCCAACTGCCGCTGGCGCTGGTGAATGGCACGTCCACGACGCTCCAGGGAGCGGCGGTGAAGGTGGGCCTGAGCGGTGACGTGAAGGCGTCCTCCCTCAGCGGGATGAACCTGGCCGCGAACGAGCGGGCCCGGCGCATCCTGGAGCTGAAGGTCGGTTCCCAGTCCAGACCCGTGGACGTGACGCTCACGGCGACCGCGGGCAGCTACGTGGATACGGTGAAGCGCACGCTGAGCATCAAGCCCAATGGCTTCCCCCTCCGTGCCTCGTTCGGCGGGCTGCTGTCGTCACGGCAGCCGGTGGTGCACCCGGTGACGCTGCCCGCCAACCATGTGCGCGGCAGCGTGAAGACCTCCATCGCGGTGTACCCCTCGCCCCTGGCCAACATGACCGAGTCGCTGGCCCGGCTCATCCAGGAGCCCTCCGGCTGCTTCGAACAGACGAGCTCGACCACCTACCCGATGACGATGGCGCAGCAGTACTTCCAGACGCACAGCGGAGTGAGCCCCGAGCTGGTGGCGTCGGCGCGCGAGAAGCTGGAGACGGGCTACAAGCGGCTGGTGGGCTTCGAGTGCCCGGAGAAGGGCTACGAGTGGTTCGGTGAGAATCCGGGCCACGAAGCCCTCACGGCGTTCGGGTTGATGCACTTCAGCGACATGAAGCAGGTGCGGGACGTGGACGCCGCCATGCTCGAGCGCACGCGGGCCTGGCTGCTCAAGCAGCGCGATGGAAAGGGAGGCTTCGAGCGGAAGCGGCGCGCGCTCCACACCTGGGTCGAGGACTCCGACACGTCCAATGCCTACATTCTCTGGGCCCTGCTGGAGAGCACGGACAAGCCGGCGGAGCAGGCCCGTGAGCTGTCCAAGGAGGTGGGCGCGCTGAAGGCGGCCGCCCTCGAGAGCCAGAACAGCTACGTGCTCGCACTCGCCGCGAACGTGATGGCGCTCGCGGGGGACGGGGCCGAGGCCCGCAAGCTCATGGAGCGGCTCGCCGCGAAGCAGGGGAAGACAGGGGTGGTGGAGGGAGGCACGCAGTCGATCGTCGGCAGCTCGGGCGGGACGCTCCAGATCGAGACCACCGCGCTGGCGGTGCTGGCCTGGCTGAGGGAGCCCTCCCACCTGGTGAACGTGGAGCGCTCGATGCGGTTCCTGGCGGACTCGTGCGAGGGAGGCCGCTACGGCTCGACCCAGAGCACGGTGCTCGCGCTGCGAGCCATCGTCGCCTACGATCAGGCGCGCTCGGCGAAGCGGGCTCCAGGCTCGGTCCGCGTCTACGTCGACGGCCGGCCCGTGGGCGGCGCCGTGAAGTTCGATGGCGGGGCGCAGGAGGCGCTCAAGCTTCCGGACGTGTCCGAGCTGCTCACGGTGGGCGAGCGGAAGATCGAGCTGCGGATGGAAGGCGGCTCGGAGCTGCCCTACTCGATCGAGGTCACCTACAACGCCCTCGTGCCGGCCAGCTCGCCAGACACCCGGGTGGACCTGGAAGTGGCGCTGGCGAAGACGGCCCTGACCGAGGGCGAGCCGACCGAGGCACGCGTCCGGGTGACGAACCGGAGCGACCAGAAGCTGTCCACCACGGTGGCGATCTTCGGTGTGCCGGGCGGTCTCGAGGTCCGGCATGACCAGCTCAAGGAGCTGGTGAAGAAGCACACGGTGGATGCCTACGAGGTGATCGGCCGCGACGTCGTCCTCTACTGGCGGGGCATGGAGCCGCGCAAGAAGCTGGAGGTGCCCTTGTCGCTGATCGCGGCGGTGCCGGGCACCTACACGGGTCCGGCGAGCCGCGCGTACCTGTACTACGCGGACAATCACAAGGTCTGGCGCGACGGCCTCGAGGTGTCCATCGCTCCGAAGCAGTGA
- a CDS encoding DinB family protein: MANELRDYLSRQFETAWALTSYHFNGLTTEECLWRPAQKGLHVHRIPDGRWRADWPDREDYDIGPSSIAWLTWHLGFWWSMVLDHSSGDGTLSRESVPWPGTADGVREWIGQLQTQWRAVLEQVTDDDLRSAQRTRWPLQDRPFGDVVAWVNIELTKNAAEIGYARFLYAVRASGNSSTVSA, from the coding sequence ATGGCCAACGAACTTCGTGACTACTTGAGCCGGCAGTTCGAAACGGCGTGGGCGCTCACCAGCTACCACTTCAACGGACTCACCACCGAGGAGTGTTTGTGGCGTCCCGCCCAGAAGGGATTGCACGTGCATCGAATCCCCGATGGGCGGTGGCGCGCCGATTGGCCGGATCGCGAGGACTACGACATCGGCCCGTCGAGTATCGCGTGGCTGACGTGGCACCTCGGCTTCTGGTGGTCCATGGTGCTCGATCACTCATCCGGCGACGGGACGCTCTCCCGCGAGAGCGTTCCGTGGCCTGGCACCGCCGACGGCGTACGCGAGTGGATCGGCCAGCTCCAGACTCAGTGGCGAGCCGTGCTCGAGCAGGTCACCGACGATGACCTGCGATCGGCACAGCGGACGCGATGGCCCTTGCAGGACCGTCCGTTCGGCGATGTCGTCGCGTGGGTCAATATCGAGCTCACGAAGAACGCCGCCGAGATCGGCTACGCACGCTTCCTCTACGCCGTCCGCGCCTCGGGCAACTCGTCTACAGTGAGCGCGTGA